A stretch of Nitrospirota bacterium DNA encodes these proteins:
- a CDS encoding carboxypeptidase regulatory-like domain-containing protein, protein MKLSKVFVGPMALVLLWVFVLFNPVVSFAYETIDVKNGGSIRGKVTLKGVIPPLRVFPIGLYPFSQFCKKISDGDNNVLLEEFFVGTGGGLKDAIVTVQNVQKGKPFTHLKASMVSVDCMFHPAEALPAEVDVVEMDNTIHHEHPLVTVLENHRTLSVVNKDPIIHNMQVYQNQKGNIILNTPLPISDEPRGGILDFEADNKIAHMICGMHEFMQSWAYVIDNPYYTNTKKDGDFLINDIPPGTYEVVVWHPHLKPITHEVTISANQSSEINVEFDSSDVKRPLYELQDSFRTAPKDHVPGHHH, encoded by the coding sequence ATGAAGTTATCAAAGGTTTTTGTCGGACCCATGGCACTCGTGTTGCTTTGGGTTTTTGTGCTTTTTAATCCAGTTGTTTCATTTGCTTATGAAACGATTGATGTAAAAAACGGCGGGTCTATTCGGGGAAAAGTGACCTTGAAAGGGGTCATTCCGCCTCTCCGGGTTTTTCCAATCGGACTTTACCCGTTTAGCCAGTTTTGTAAGAAGATTTCAGACGGGGACAATAATGTTCTTCTGGAGGAATTTTTCGTTGGAACAGGGGGAGGCCTGAAGGATGCCATCGTTACCGTTCAAAATGTCCAAAAGGGGAAACCGTTCACACATCTGAAAGCTTCAATGGTTTCAGTGGATTGCATGTTTCATCCTGCAGAGGCTTTACCGGCTGAAGTCGATGTCGTCGAAATGGATAACACCATTCACCATGAGCATCCCTTAGTTACGGTCCTCGAAAACCACCGGACCTTGTCCGTGGTAAATAAGGACCCCATCATTCATAACATGCAGGTTTATCAAAACCAAAAAGGGAATATTATCCTCAATACGCCGCTTCCGATTTCAGACGAGCCCAGGGGCGGAATATTGGATTTCGAAGCGGACAACAAGATTGCTCACATGATTTGCGGCATGCACGAGTTTATGCAAAGTTGGGCGTATGTCATCGATAATCCCTATTATACCAACACGAAAAAAGACGGGGATTTCTTAATTAACGACATTCCACCCGGTACGTATGAGGTGGTCGTCTGGCACCCCCATTTAAAGCCCATTACCCATGAGGTGACCATTTCGGCGAATCAGTCGTCCGAAATAAATGTTGAATTTGATTCAAGTGACGTTAAACGCCCCCTCTATGAATTGCAGGATTCTTTTAGAACGGCCCCTAAAGACCATGTGCCGGGACATCATCATTAG
- a CDS encoding HAD family phosphatase: MEINHIIFDLGNTLIDFDLHLASGRLSETFKAPENDIYDFLFKSDFFTRFERGDIGPAELVSILNQKYHQDLTIDQFDRMFSPIFTPRPKMVSLIEILKDDYELSILSNTNMLHSRYIEGTFPFLKSFDHLFYSFALRTLKPHPEIFHEALSRTYSSPRECVFIDDIPMHVEGAARVGISAIQFQGEESLKRDLKTKGILGSF, encoded by the coding sequence TTGGAGATTAATCATATTATTTTTGATTTGGGAAATACCCTGATTGACTTCGATCTCCATTTAGCGTCGGGAAGGCTTTCAGAAACATTCAAGGCGCCGGAAAATGACATTTATGATTTTCTCTTTAAATCTGATTTTTTTACCCGGTTCGAACGGGGTGACATCGGGCCCGCTGAACTCGTATCCATTTTAAATCAAAAATACCATCAGGACTTAACGATTGATCAGTTCGATCGGATGTTTTCTCCAATATTCACGCCCCGCCCAAAAATGGTTTCCCTGATCGAGATTCTTAAGGACGACTACGAACTCTCCATCCTTTCGAACACCAATATGCTCCATAGCCGGTATATTGAGGGGACCTTTCCTTTCCTGAAGTCCTTCGACCATCTTTTTTATTCATTTGCGCTCAGGACATTAAAACCTCATCCTGAAATCTTTCACGAGGCGCTTTCCAGGACGTACTCCTCCCCCCGGGAATGCGTTTTTATTGACGACATTCCGATGCATGTAGAAGGCGCGGCCAGAGTGGGAATTTCTGCCATTCAATTTCAAGGCGAGGAAAGTTTAAAAAGAGATTTGAAAACAAAAGGAATTTTAGGATCTTTTTAG
- a CDS encoding FIST C-terminal domain-containing protein → MVELANKGYSFNVDIMLKVGVGFSKNKHPEVAAREAVLAALKQAGIKKADLILVFATSHFHQEYARVLNILYELASPKQLCGCSAYGILTDEEEVEQSPSIAVLTLKSNSIQSRAFQVHNILDRNSEVGMELAELLIENLQQKSLLLLLPDTFNFHFDAFYHSFSKSISSPLAPHSPFMIGGGASEEGNLNETFQFCGRTVDSNSISGLLLSGKFQFEVGITHACHPIGSSLMVTKAKGNTIYEICGKPAYQTFSELFKNKLHHQEELHDAASLVFLGLGVNPCDTSLRKKEYIVRNILALDPEEETITVSDRIEEGKVISYMVRDPKRSYEETEEMIFNLSKRFENNSPRFGIYINCCGRGNSLYGKKNVDISLIRKYFKEMPLIGFFSYAELISTGCGSQWHNYSGILSVFGET, encoded by the coding sequence GTGGTAGAATTAGCCAATAAAGGGTACTCATTCAATGTGGACATTATGCTTAAAGTCGGCGTAGGATTTTCAAAAAATAAACATCCGGAGGTTGCAGCGCGAGAGGCCGTTCTGGCTGCTTTGAAACAGGCAGGAATTAAAAAGGCCGATTTGATCCTTGTTTTCGCCACTTCCCATTTTCATCAAGAATATGCCCGCGTTTTAAACATCCTTTATGAACTTGCAAGCCCGAAACAACTTTGCGGCTGCAGCGCCTACGGCATTTTAACGGACGAAGAAGAGGTGGAGCAGTCCCCGTCAATCGCTGTGTTAACCCTTAAATCAAACTCTATTCAATCTCGCGCGTTTCAGGTTCACAATATTTTAGATCGGAATTCAGAAGTCGGAATGGAATTGGCTGAGCTTCTGATTGAAAACCTTCAGCAGAAATCGTTATTACTGCTTTTGCCCGATACCTTCAATTTTCACTTTGACGCCTTTTACCACTCCTTTTCAAAGTCTATTTCTTCTCCCCTCGCTCCCCATTCTCCCTTTATGATCGGGGGCGGCGCGTCGGAAGAAGGAAATTTAAATGAAACATTTCAGTTTTGTGGAAGAACCGTGGACTCCAATTCTATTTCCGGACTGCTCCTTTCCGGAAAGTTCCAATTTGAAGTCGGGATTACCCATGCCTGCCACCCCATTGGATCCTCCCTGATGGTCACCAAAGCAAAAGGAAACACCATTTACGAAATCTGCGGGAAACCGGCCTACCAAACATTTAGCGAACTTTTTAAAAATAAACTTCATCACCAGGAGGAACTTCACGACGCCGCCAGTCTGGTTTTTCTAGGGTTGGGGGTTAATCCCTGCGATACCTCCCTTCGAAAAAAAGAATACATCGTTAGAAACATTCTGGCCCTCGATCCAGAGGAAGAAACGATCACCGTTAGCGACCGCATTGAAGAAGGAAAGGTGATCTCTTATATGGTCCGAGATCCCAAACGCTCCTATGAAGAGACTGAAGAAATGATTTTCAACCTTTCAAAAAGATTTGAAAATAATTCCCCGCGGTTTGGAATTTACATCAATTGCTGCGGAAGAGGAAACTCTCTGTATGGAAAAAAAAATGTCGATATTTCGCTCATCCGTAAATATTTTAAAGAAATGCCGCTCATTGGGTTTTTCAGCTACGCAGAGCTGATTTCAACCGGATGCGGCTCGCAATGGCATAACTATTCGGGCATTTTAAGCGTCTTCGGAGAGACCTGA